The following nucleotide sequence is from Amia ocellicauda isolate fAmiCal2 chromosome 14, fAmiCal2.hap1, whole genome shotgun sequence.
GGGTGTGGATCAGCGCCCTGTAGAAGCACGTGGTCTGGGGGTACAGGGCGAGCACCAGTTGGTCTTTACTGAACAGAGCCTCCGGGTCCGTCTCCGGGTTTGCCTTCCACTGGGGGAGAGGGATGATCCGCCGGCGAGACAGAGTGtgtctcctgagagagagaggggggggggaggttaACTTAATGTACAAAACAAATAGACTGCAAAAGGGTACAGACAGAGAATCTACAGTactggcacactgactgactggatgctacagtacattaacaggCAGACACATTGTTCTCAATACTCACTCCTTCCCCTCTTCATCAATATCGTCCACTTcatacctgagagagagagagagagagaagattaATACAATATAgacactggctgactgactggacactgcactgagagacacatatctatatatatccaTAGAGGCCCACTGTCCTGCTAGCTGTtcttccagctgagctctcagtGGCTTAATGGCTTACTAATATTTTTAAACCTTTGGGGGTTTcaagttaaatataaaattcTATAGAATTCTTCAtctttttgtaaattaaacgattttaaaagacaaattaagcaaattattagtttGAGTGAAGGtttcacacacagatgcacactcaAAGTCATTTATTAATGAGGTCAGAAGCTCATTAGTGGGCCGCGTAAGCCAGGTGAGGAGTATAGGTGTTGGGTAAGTGAGATAAGCTGGTGAGTgggctgagttgagtagttctGGACCTCGTTAGAAGGTGGAGTTCAGTCATCCAGAAGCTTGTTAGGGTAGCGAGATAGTGTGTAAAAGAGAGGTCAGTGTTATTTCTTGGTGAGTTAATGAGATGGTTAGTCTGCTCTGCTGAGGTATGCAATGACAGGTGAATTAGTGAGTTGAAGGTTTTAGTGTTGATGACTGGTGAGTTTACGAGATTTAGTCTAACGACTGGCGAGAATGATGTAATAACTTTGGTGGTGTTATGATTGGAAAGTTAATGAGTTAATGATATAGTGCAATGACCTGGTAAGTCAGAGAGTTAATATTTAACCCTTTACAATCCGTCCCATTATGGTCAATGATCCgagaaataaattgtatttttatcaaaactacaaaatacacagACACGGCTTGTTTGAAACTAGAGGCCACCAGCTTTCAATATGACATCTTTAGGGTCTTCCTAGCCTGAGCTACAGGCTTGCAAAATCAGCCTTTTCTCAGAGTGTGCAGGACCATTTTAtgctcaagtttttttttttcttggccaGCCAATTAACCCTTTCTAATACAACAGGCCACAATTGTTTCTTTCGTTTGATATTAGATAGATGCATATGGCACAAACGATCAAGGAGCTACACACAAACAAGCAggaaaataacaggaaaaataGAGTGGAATGTAAAGGGTTAAAGCAGGTGTAATATTTATGTTCAGTCCCCAGAGGGCAGCAGTGTCTCCAGTCCCAGTCCTCTGATTGAGCTGATGAacttatgccccgtttccactccccggacgcttaaacgggtgtttccacatGCTGAGCGTACGGACGCATCTGTGTTTTGTGGTGCTGGACGCGTCCATAAGCGTCCGTctcactgaggacatgattcactttcagCGGTGGAGGTGTGCgtttgacttgagacacagggaagagatcagatacattgtatcggaagatataatctcaagtgccgtgtgcgatcacaaacaaattacagttttattagcagcatggaatgaaatccacgtacagaaacaatgactgatacagttaatatcttagtgcattaaacactgtgatttcacaggaccggtgcagcgctgactagttacaataaactgaaggataataatcggagcggtagcagccgatattcttaatattttatgaataactgtccggtgttcaggctgtgttgtgtgaatgatgTGCAgtacaatccgcagagacagtgtgaaggcgaacacgattcagttaacgtgtccatttacaagttaaattaatgaataaattaatacagcagatgtgggtttccctctaaaacattaaggactggtaaaataaatgcatcaataaacgccatgactgagacgcgcacactttagttaaattataacctgctatattgtagctggatgattaatcgtgaaacgtgtgtattgtgtttcaactgtaacttgcccgggttaaggacgtctgataagtacattataaataatacggcaaatagtatggtttgcagttacaaatctgtagtaagagtaataagtgaaGGGAgtcgctgtgccgtttaaaatacatatataccagcacaaatgatgacgataataatatcaatacatattcgctatttagtattattgttgcgcatggaaacgtattcttatgtgaacatgcttgtctgaatataatgttgtctctacacgtttagctcttcctaatatctctgaacagaaacgtgtatttattcgctgtttacaatcatgtaaagcacaaagaataaaacagacacacaagtcctctccaagtcaggctgtatcgcttgtagtgtttcctgtctctgtttttaacacgaacacaaaccaaacccacagtcgctgctcctccatcagagggacggattcacagcggcctggttttgcaaaaaaagctctgggacgcgtccgaGGACGGACTTGTCCAGCATGGCATGGCACGACACGACGCTTAAgtcagtggaaccgaggcactAGTGAGTTGAATGCTTCTCTACAGGCGGCAAATGAGGTGTCAGGCAACTGTATCTCAAATCAAAACAATGTTCAAATACCAAAACCATTTCAGATAGGTTTTCGACCTTAAAATAATATTCCATGTGTGTGACTGATTAAAACACAGCAGGTTCATGGATTCCCTGAGAGAGCTGCAGCAGGAGTTTAGATCAGGGGCCACTGCAAGGCCCTGCAGGGACTGAGGCCGAGAGTAGGGTACCAAGGTCAGAGTGGGGAGATTAGTGACATAGCGAGTCCAGCAGCTCGTTAAGGTGCCAAGTGAGTTAACGAGGGAACGTAGTTGCTTACTTGTTCGCGGAGTGGCTGTAGCTGACGACCTCGGCGAGGATCCACTGCTCGTCCCCGTCCACGGCCTTCACCCGCGCCGCCACCTTGTCACCCGGCTTCGCCACGTAGTCACTGCTGGCTGGTATGGCCCCGCACAGGGGTGGAGGGCTGAGGGACACGGGGGACAGGGTTAAAACACTAtagaaacactgactgactgcatacacacactgcactaagAGACAAGGGTGGGGTGACTATAGTACagacacattgactgactggagACTGCGAGACACACACAGGTTAACTTCTGACCTCTCCCCTGGCTTGCCAATCCACAGCGGCAGGGTCATGGCCGACTGCTGAAGAAGGGTCATCAGCACCCCCCTGCGCATCGTCTTCCTGGGGgggtcactgtcactgtacacCCCCGCCATCTTCGCcgctgacacacagagagagagcgagagagaggggttaatagagtacagacacactgactgactggacattgacactgagagagaggaagacTGTAGGACAGAGAAGACAATGACTGACAGGCAggcagagaaagacagacagacacttacCAATGCGTCTCTCCTCCAGTAGTGATTTGATCTCAGCGATTTTGTCAAGAGCATGACGAAgaatactgagagagagagagagagagagagagagagagagagagaggggtattaattgtattcctattaataatagtagtagtaactAAAAGGCTGACTCTGGGGgaatctatgtatttatgtaagtGTCAACTAGGGACTGACCCTTGTGACCTGGGCCAGGAAAAAATCATCATTTGAAACCGATTTGCCTTGTAGCTCTGTTTGTTACTTCCTTGTAAAACAACTTTATATTTCGGAGTTTGCCAATTATGGGGTATCCAGTGTGTTAGTGCTGCCTGTGTGCCACTGGAGGCTTTAGAGATGACTTGGTGTTGTGAGAAGAGTCCTCTCTCCAGGAGCACTCTTGTAGGCCTAATAAAACCTCCCTTTGCTGCTTCTTAAAGCTCTTTAGCAGCCACTGACTGGCTGACAGTGACAGCGGCTCACCTGCACTCTGCCTCAGCATCGGCCTTGGCTGTGGTGTACAGGCCCCTGAGCTTCGTCCTGTAATATGGAGAggctgagagaaagagagagtgggagagagtgAGAAGAGGGGTTAGTACAGGCATGACACACTGACTTGCTTATAAACTGACCGATACACTGCCTAatttactgacacactgactgactgatacactgatacactgactgccTAATTCACTGACTGCCTGACTACCTAATTCACTGATAGAAACACTGACTGCCTAATTCCCTGATACACTGCCTGTCTGCAGTAGGACAATGACTCACTCTTGTTCTCTGTCTGCATCCTCTCGTGTGTTTTCTGGATGTTGAGAAGATTGTGTTCACTGCGAGAGCGCTCCTcctgcacagagacagagacagagacagagtcaGAGTCAGAGTGAGTCGGTGGTTTGATTtaagtcacacacacagacagaaagaccGACTGATGCTCTCGGAGACGCACGCAGAGACAACAGAGACAGTGGGTGGGGGGAGAAGGAGGCACCCAGAGAGACATACAGGTCTCACACTGAACCGACCACAGATCCTAACAGGGGACAACTATTAATCTCATCTAAACAGACTATtcccactgacacacactttCCTACTCTTTTTCCTTTCCCTCACCTGTGTCTGCTTGATGAGCTGGTGCAGTTCAGTAAGAAGTTCAGAGATTTTGGAGTCAGCTGACACCAGAGCCATGGtcactgaaatgcacacacacagaaacaaaggCACAGTGATCAGTAAGAACAGCAATTGCGATGATTTCCAAGCAATCAGATGCTATTTAAATAGTGCTTTCCACTTTCACTTGCGTCTGCCTGCCTGGCTCCCCCCACACACTACAGCTGGCTACATtgtttactgtgtatgtatgttacaaatgttacaTTGTTACTACTCCTAGTGCACACTGTgaaatattactactactaaagtTACGTGATTTATAGTGTTACTGTTCAACAAGGTGCTTcgtattatataaatataagtgCTACTAGTACTGGGCTAGTGTTATTTAAAAGCGTGCGTGTGCAAACTCCACCGCGGTACCTGCGCTATTGTTGTAACGGAGCTGCCGAGGAAAGATGGGCTCCCGGGGTCGTACTGTGTCGGCTGAAGCTGCACATAAATCGACAGATAAACCCGAGCGTTTCAGACTACAGTGCCGCTGTACCGGGTCTCAGGTGCCGCTGCTTCCCGGGCGCTCCCGGCGGGGTTTAATCGCTGAACAGCGGCGGGGAGACGAGCGGCCTTCCCGTAGTGTGTTTACATCGAAGCGCTGGGGCTACGGGTACGGAGCGCGGCGAGGGACAAAAAGAGCGCCGTGTGTTTGCGCTCTTTGAAAGGCACACGGAGAGCGCAAACGTAAACAAACAACACACTGCAAAAACAGTGTACAAAACACGCATTTCAGaagattttcaaaatgtatttattgttttcctaAATACCCAGGCTAGATTACAGTCACTGCCactattttgttattgttgttggtaTTATAGTAATGTCAAGTATTATACTTTAGTTTTAAAGTCTAAACTCCATTCAATTTGACTAtgcatactctctctctctctctctctctctctctctgcagtcagAAAGgcagtgtctgtgctgtattatacccCCTCTATCTCTTCCCTCTTGCCCATGGCACAGCTGTGATTATGAAAACTGAAGAAAACACTGTAAGGCTGAACGTCTGCCATACTACTGGGCACTGCTTGTGAccagctgtgttcagtgctgctGCAGGGAGCGTTGGGATTGTAAACACCTCTCTCTGCATCTCATcgccttcctctctctctcagattcaaatttaaaatcaaacactGCATGCGTAGCTTGCCAAAGCCACAGCAGATTTGTCAGTTTTACAGACtacccttctccctctctcttctctgcCCCTCCTCTATACTTCAcaaccctccctctctccctccccttctctatctctatctcacCCCACTTActccctccctcttcccccTCTCCTGTGTCGTGTGGTAcgtgtgtagtgtgcagtcagCAATTTTACTGTTTTGAACagagtgagagcgagagagagagataaggaGAGGGAGGGATTGGAGGAGGGTCGAGATGTCATTCAGGACAGATGGGCTGGTCTCTGAGCTTCAAAACAACACCATAACAaagagaaagaaggaaagaaggaaaaataaaaatgactgaCTATTTTATTACCAGTCTTTCCACCATTCTAGTATTATTCTGTCTTTTACTTTCCTTCCTCCCTTGTGTGAATCTGTGTATGCTAGCCACAGTGTTTGAACTTATTCATGTCTTCTTCtattactacagccccctattggaacagcgctattctactgcaccgttactacagccccctattggaacagcactattctactgcactgttactacagccccctattggaacagcgctattctactgcactgttactacagccccctattggaacagcactattctactgcactgttactacagccccctattggaacagcactattctactgcactgttactacagccccctattggaacagcactactCAACTGTACTGTGTGGTGGGTGGGgaaagaaggagggagaggaatGAACGATGGAGCCACCAGAGAGAAAACAGACTGCTTCCATGGTCATGCAGAATTAGAATTGGACGGAGGCGGAGAAGGgcagaaagaaaacataaagaaagaaagaatgagaaaaaataaataaaggaagagTGATAATGACAGAGAAGCAAGTAAGCAAGAatgaagaaagagaaagacagagagtgAGAAGGGGGGGCAAGGGAGTGAGCACAGAGAGGCGTTTGTGTTCAGGGCAGTTAATCACAGGGTGTCCTTCCCTCTCCACATAAACAGTATGCCTTGTAGTTCTGGAATCCTGCCTGGGACATTCTGGAATTTTCCTGGAAGTTTTTAATGCATGATTCTCTGTTTAGTGTAACTGCTGACACACACTGTactcacacactatatatacacacactgtactcacACGCTAGTGAGTGTacagtctgtgtgagtgtgtgtacaatgtgtgtgcagtgtgtgtgtgtgtgtgtgtgtgtgtgtgtgtactcagGGTGTGTGCACTATGTCAGATGACTCGGGACATTATGTCTAGGTCACATCGTTCTAACAAATATTGACTCTACTAATCTAAACTCTGTGAGTGAGAGGGGAGTTCTTTGTACTGTCGTTTTATTCAGGGCTTCTGTAAGTCAATGCTGACTGGATAAGTCACCTTAGATAAAGTTATCAGTCAGATAAGTGAACTATCtcaatcataacaataataataactgagcGGTCACCGCCAATGACTGCCAGGACTGATTAAACACAGCGAAAAATATTGACTTAGCTAATCTAATCAACATACACTTGACATTGAGAATGGAGGATGGGGAGACTTacagaataataaacaaacaaaaatacagcaaAAATAGGTGTCCTTCATCCCTAATCAAGAGCGAAAAACAGTGTTGACTGAGGGATTTCCAATAAAATGGATGAGaaagataattaaaataagaaaacatgatATACCAATAATAACGATAATACACAGGATGTTGCTGTTTGTTCAGGCTATCAGAAGAGAAAGAGATAGACACACATTTAGAAACagagaaacaaagaaagaaacaaagacagATTATTGCCTTTACATCCTGGTGATAAACCTCAGTGGCAAATATTGACTTTAGTCTCCGATTCACATGACtcacagacagagggagggatagGGGGatgaaaaacttaaaaaaaaaaagaaggaagaaaCGAAGGCAAGTAGGAGACCACATctggaaataaaatattgaaacagCTGATGTAACATTGAATAAGCCAGtgaaaagagggagggaggagggaggagacaGCGGAGGAGGGAGGGGAAGACAGCAGCTATAAAAAGGGAAGGaggagaggaaaaacaaaaacaaagccagCGTGAGAGAGAAACCGACTTTTTGGCCGCAAACGATAAAACCGTATTTTCCTTTTGCATACGTTTCCGATCGAAACCGCCGCCACATAATTTTGTAAGAAATCGTATTTTAATTCTTGTTCCGATTTCAAAAGTGACCGCTAAGCGTCGTTTTATTGTCCGGTACATAAAACCAAAAATGTCCAGTTTCGTAGACGTGAAGAACTTGGAGCCCACCGAGTTTGAGGGCGTTTATTATGACCAATACGACTACTACAACCTGACGGACAAATACTGCGGTAAGATTGTGATTATT
It contains:
- the sgf29 gene encoding SAGA-associated factor 29; this encodes MALVSADSKISELLTELHQLIKQTQEERSRSEHNLLNIQKTHERMQTENKTSPYYRTKLRGLYTTAKADAEAECSILRHALDKIAEIKSLLEERRIAAKMAGVYSDSDPPRKTMRRGVLMTLLQQSAMTLPLWIGKPGESPPPLCGAIPASSDYVAKPGDKVAARVKAVDGDEQWILAEVVSYSHSANKYEVDDIDEEGKERHTLSRRRIIPLPQWKANPETDPEALFSKDQLVLALYPQTTCFYRALIHTPPHRPQDDYSVLFEDTSYADGYSPPLNVAQRYVVACKENKKK